The Pedobacter roseus genome contains a region encoding:
- a CDS encoding 7TMR-DISM family protein, whose amino-acid sequence MPASTYLMRFPFFAVILLFFSVSSLKAQKTVEMQDSVPQHIFTFKEIEVLEDAGNRYTFDEIKSSAFDQKFKASLTSTPQTKQLNKTYWFRIKIKQNDKADKPFLLEFFDQTIDHITAYIPQANQKYTVENLGDANNFDKRLIHHKNFEIPLQNEGNEIQTYYFKINSSQIADVIIVLRTTDWFISYALDEYFYFGIFYGMILVFSFYNLIMFIAIRQKQYLYYVLYNLSVGFFEMSTDGIAYQYLWPNAPAWNQVAYAFALCATSIFALLFTRELLYVKAKAPKLNHFIIGIIVCRIIFFIYCYLFNQTLFSYKFIEAVPLSVAFFTGIYIYRKGYQPARFFVLGYSFLFAGFMLKFLIMLGIGWLNFGAISYYSLSFCFVLEMIFLSFAIGDKVRILKVKKDKAQQKIIRQMAVNAKLKDSINQELESKVEERTREVYHKSLIIESKNQALEEANALLQQQAEEISRMNVLLEHDNEELQTSVEKVTRDRVMSTEVDFEEFSKIYPDKETCYEFLAQLKWSTGYHCRKCSNDHYFAGHILHSRRCSKCGYEESVTTYTIFHNTRIPINKAFYMIFLIYSSKGKISSHKLAELLSIRQSTCWTFGSRIKKVMDDRKKTLKKSAKNGWSQLVIE is encoded by the coding sequence ATGCCGGCATCAACTTATTTAATGCGTTTTCCCTTTTTCGCTGTTATCCTGTTATTCTTTTCTGTTTCAAGCTTGAAAGCACAGAAAACAGTAGAAATGCAGGATTCTGTGCCTCAGCATATCTTTACTTTTAAAGAAATTGAGGTACTGGAAGATGCCGGTAACCGGTACACATTCGATGAGATTAAGAGCAGTGCATTCGATCAAAAATTTAAAGCAAGTTTAACCAGTACGCCGCAAACCAAACAGCTTAACAAAACCTATTGGTTCAGGATTAAAATTAAACAGAATGACAAGGCAGATAAACCTTTTCTGCTGGAATTTTTCGACCAAACGATCGATCACATTACCGCTTACATTCCTCAGGCCAATCAAAAATATACTGTCGAAAACCTGGGTGATGCCAACAATTTCGATAAGCGGCTGATCCACCATAAAAACTTCGAAATTCCGCTGCAAAACGAAGGAAATGAAATACAGACTTATTATTTCAAGATCAATTCCTCTCAAATTGCCGATGTCATTATCGTATTAAGAACCACCGATTGGTTTATTTCTTATGCTTTAGATGAGTATTTCTATTTCGGTATTTTTTACGGGATGATCCTGGTTTTCAGTTTCTATAACCTTATTATGTTTATTGCCATCAGGCAAAAGCAATACCTCTATTATGTACTCTATAATTTAAGCGTCGGCTTTTTCGAAATGAGTACCGATGGCATTGCCTATCAATATTTATGGCCTAATGCCCCCGCCTGGAATCAGGTTGCCTATGCTTTTGCATTGTGTGCCACCAGTATCTTCGCGTTGCTTTTTACCCGTGAGCTTTTATATGTTAAAGCAAAAGCTCCAAAATTAAATCATTTTATTATCGGCATCATTGTTTGCAGGATCATCTTTTTTATTTATTGTTATCTGTTTAATCAAACACTGTTCAGTTATAAATTTATCGAGGCTGTTCCACTATCCGTTGCTTTTTTTACCGGAATTTACATTTACAGAAAAGGCTACCAACCTGCCCGTTTCTTTGTATTGGGTTACAGTTTCTTATTTGCAGGCTTTATGCTGAAATTCCTGATTATGCTTGGCATTGGCTGGCTAAATTTTGGTGCCATTAGTTATTACAGTCTGAGTTTCTGCTTTGTGCTCGAAATGATTTTTCTATCCTTTGCCATTGGTGATAAAGTTAGGATCCTTAAAGTAAAAAAGGATAAAGCACAGCAAAAAATCATCAGGCAAATGGCCGTAAATGCCAAATTGAAAGACAGCATCAACCAGGAACTCGAGAGCAAGGTTGAAGAACGCACCCGAGAGGTTTACCACAAATCATTAATTATTGAGAGCAAAAACCAGGCTTTGGAAGAGGCCAATGCGCTGTTACAACAACAGGCAGAAGAAATTTCGCGGATGAACGTGCTGCTGGAGCATGATAATGAAGAACTCCAAACCAGTGTAGAAAAGGTAACCAGAGATCGGGTAATGTCTACCGAAGTAGATTTTGAAGAATTCAGCAAAATTTACCCTGATAAAGAAACCTGTTATGAGTTTTTGGCACAACTAAAATGGAGCACTGGTTACCACTGCCGTAAATGCAGTAACGACCATTATTTTGCAGGGCACATTTTGCATAGCCGCCGTTGCAGTAAATGTGGTTATGAAGAATCGGTAACGACCTATACCATTTTCCACAATACCCGTATTCCGATTAATAAAGCATTTTATATGATTTTTCTGATTTACTCTTCAAAAGGAAAAATCTCCTCTCATAAATTAGCAGAATTGCTCTCCATTAGGCAAAGTACCTGCTGGACATTCGGCTCGCGCATTAAAAAAGTAATGGATGACCGGAAGAAAACCTTGAAAAAATCAGCCAAAAACGGCTGGAGTCAGCTTGTAATCGAGTAA